Proteins from one Microbacterium sp. Root553 genomic window:
- a CDS encoding LacI family DNA-binding transcriptional regulator — protein MTSIDEVARLAGVSTATVSRALSGRGHVSESARLRVQEAASALGYVVSSRASSLASGRTRNIGVIVPFLDRWFFSTVLSGVSAALMREGYDITLYNITADEDVRRHVFDTFLRRQRVDAVIAVSIELDDDETQHLLDLGLPVIVIGGPNSQLDTLTVDDVAVAQLATEHLIALGHRDIAHIGANPEFDLDFHIPTNRRLGFEKALAKAGIPLNPAFLEPADFTVEGGYRAAKQLLGRPGPRPTAVFAASDEMAVGAILAARDLGFAVPEDLSVVGIDGHELGEFFRLTTVDQFPLGQGERAADAVLAKLTEGEAAGIPAALPFELNVRGTTARLV, from the coding sequence ATGACGAGCATCGATGAGGTCGCCCGGCTCGCCGGTGTCTCGACGGCCACGGTCTCGCGCGCCCTGAGCGGCCGCGGGCACGTGTCGGAGTCGGCACGCCTGCGCGTGCAGGAGGCCGCCTCGGCGCTCGGCTACGTCGTCTCGTCGCGCGCCTCGAGTCTGGCATCCGGGCGCACGCGCAACATCGGGGTCATCGTGCCCTTCCTCGACCGCTGGTTCTTCAGCACCGTGCTCTCGGGGGTCTCGGCCGCGCTGATGCGCGAGGGCTACGACATCACGCTCTACAACATCACCGCCGACGAGGATGTGCGCCGGCACGTGTTCGACACGTTCCTGCGCCGCCAGCGGGTGGATGCGGTGATCGCCGTGTCGATCGAGCTCGACGACGACGAGACGCAGCACCTGCTCGATCTGGGGCTGCCGGTGATCGTCATCGGCGGTCCGAACTCCCAGCTCGACACCCTGACCGTCGACGATGTGGCCGTCGCACAGCTCGCGACCGAGCACCTGATCGCTCTCGGTCACCGCGACATCGCGCACATCGGCGCGAACCCCGAGTTCGACCTCGACTTCCACATCCCCACGAACCGTCGACTGGGTTTCGAGAAGGCGTTGGCGAAGGCCGGCATCCCGCTGAATCCGGCCTTCCTCGAACCTGCCGACTTCACCGTCGAGGGCGGCTACCGCGCCGCGAAGCAGCTGCTCGGTCGCCCGGGTCCGCGCCCCACCGCGGTGTTCGCCGCATCCGACGAGATGGCGGTCGGCGCGATCCTCGCGGCACGCGACCTGGGCTTCGCCGTGCCCGAAGACCTCTCGGTGGTCGGGATCGACGGGCACGAGCTCGGCGAGTTCTTCCGCCTGACGACCGTCGACCAGTTCCCCCTGGGCCAGGGCGAGCGGGCGGCGGACGCCGTGCTCGCCAAGCTCACCGAGGGCGAGGCCGCCGGCATCCCCGCGGCGCTCCCCTTCGAGTTGAACGTGCGAGGCACGACAGCGCGACTCGTGTGA
- the nhaA gene encoding Na+/H+ antiporter NhaA has protein sequence MSTSPTRPRLRLAPHELWRGIRSNARSDVLGGSFLLAATVAALILANTPAVSWYESVRDVTFGIPELHLDLSVGAWAADGLLAIFFFVVGLELKEEFVTGRLRDPRQAALPIAAAVGGVIVPAVIFAVINAGNGADALRGWAIPTATDIAFAVAVIAVVGRFLPPALRVFLLTLAIIDDLIAITIIATFYTDTISLPWLTLALLPLAGFAFLVQKGVRAWWILLPLAVAVWVCIHAAGIHATVAGVLLGFVVPVVPTERARVQAGEDADGEPLYDGLAPHFADRWGVVATLFAVPVFAFFAAGVTIGGLDGLRSALTDPIAIGIIVGLVAGKPIGILVTTFLLSRIPALRLDETLRWPDLTGMAFIAGIGFTVSLLVGELAYGASSVADEHVKIGVLLGSLIAAVIGGSILATRSSRARRRQLDPGGHDL, from the coding sequence GTGTCCACTTCTCCCACCCGTCCCCGCCTGCGTCTGGCTCCGCACGAGCTGTGGCGGGGTATCCGCTCCAACGCCCGCAGCGACGTGCTCGGCGGATCGTTCCTGCTCGCCGCCACCGTCGCGGCCCTGATCCTCGCCAACACCCCGGCGGTGTCGTGGTACGAGTCCGTGCGCGACGTCACCTTCGGCATCCCCGAACTGCACCTCGACCTCAGCGTCGGCGCCTGGGCGGCCGACGGTCTGCTGGCGATCTTCTTCTTCGTCGTGGGCCTCGAGCTGAAAGAGGAGTTCGTCACGGGGCGCCTGCGTGATCCTCGTCAGGCGGCGCTGCCGATCGCCGCAGCGGTCGGGGGTGTCATCGTGCCCGCGGTCATCTTCGCGGTGATCAACGCCGGCAACGGTGCAGACGCACTGCGCGGGTGGGCGATCCCGACCGCGACGGACATCGCCTTCGCCGTCGCGGTGATCGCCGTCGTCGGCAGGTTCCTTCCTCCCGCGCTCCGGGTCTTCCTGCTGACTCTCGCGATCATCGACGATCTGATCGCCATCACCATCATCGCGACGTTCTACACCGACACGATCAGCCTGCCCTGGCTCACCCTCGCGCTGCTGCCTCTCGCCGGGTTCGCGTTCCTCGTGCAGAAGGGCGTGCGCGCGTGGTGGATTCTGCTGCCGCTCGCCGTCGCGGTGTGGGTGTGCATCCATGCCGCAGGGATCCACGCCACCGTGGCCGGTGTTCTGCTCGGTTTCGTGGTCCCCGTCGTGCCCACGGAGCGTGCACGTGTGCAGGCGGGAGAGGATGCCGACGGSGAGCCGCTGTACGACGGCCTCGCACCGCACTTCGCCGATCGGTGGGGTGTCGTCGCGACGCTGTTCGCGGTCCCCGTGTTCGCCTTCTTCGCCGCGGGTGTGACGATCGGCGGCCTCGACGGGCTGCGGTCGGCGCTGACCGATCCGATCGCGATCGGCATCATCGTCGGACTCGTGGCGGGAAAGCCGATCGGCATCCTCGTGACCACGTTCCTGTTGAGCCGCATTCCCGCCCTGCGCCTCGACGAGACGCTGCGGTGGCCGGATCTGACGGGCATGGCCTTCATCGCCGGAATCGGGTTCACCGTCTCGCTGCTGGTCGGCGAACTCGCGTACGGCGCCAGCTCGGTCGCCGACGAGCACGTCAAGATCGGCGTGCTTCTCGGGTCGCTGATCGCGGCGGTGATCGGTGGCAGCATCCTCGCGACGCGCAGTTCCCGTGCGCGTCGCCGGCAGCTCGACCCGGGCGGTCACGACCTCTGA
- a CDS encoding arsenate reductase ArsC, which translates to MTTTAKPSVLFVCVHNAGRSQMAAGFLREIAGDRIEVRSAGSMPADQINPVAVAAMGELGIDITAEAPKVLTTEAVQASDVVITMGCGDACPFFPGTRYEDWELDDPAGQGIESVRPIRDDIRRRIEALAGELLA; encoded by the coding sequence ATGACGACCACAGCCAAACCCTCCGTCCTCTTCGTCTGCGTGCACAATGCCGGGCGCTCGCAGATGGCCGCCGGGTTCCTGCGCGAGATCGCCGGCGACCGCATCGAGGTGCGCTCAGCGGGATCCATGCCCGCCGACCAGATCAATCCGGTCGCCGTCGCCGCGATGGGCGAGCTCGGCATCGACATCACCGCCGAGGCGCCCAAGGTGCTGACGACCGAGGCGGTGCAGGCATCCGACGTGGTGATCACGATGGGATGCGGCGACGCCTGCCCGTTCTTCCCCGGCACACGGTATGAGGACTGGGAGCTCGACGACCCGGCCGGTCAGGGCATCGAGTCGGTGCGGCCGATCCGCGACGACATCCGACGCCGCATCGAGGCGCTCGCTGGCGAGCTGCTCGCCTGA
- a CDS encoding superoxide dismutase — protein MTTPYTLPELPYDYSALAPHISGKIMELHHSKHHQAYVTGASTALEQLAGARESEDFAAVNKLEKDLAFNLGGHINHSVFWENLSPDGGGNPEGELEAALTDAFGSIDAFRAHFTATALGVQGSGWAVLAWDSVGARPVIFQLFDQQGNAPLGVTPLLQLDVWEHAYYLDYLNVRADYVKAFWELVNWSDVQRRFQSVQEKTAGLIVAR, from the coding sequence ATGACCACTCCCTACACCCTCCCCGAGCTGCCCTACGACTACTCGGCCCTCGCCCCGCACATCTCGGGCAAGATCATGGAGTTGCACCACTCCAAGCATCATCAGGCCTATGTGACCGGTGCCAGCACGGCCCTCGAGCAGCTGGCCGGCGCGCGCGAGTCGGAAGACTTCGCCGCCGTGAACAAGCTCGAGAAGGACCTCGCGTTCAACCTCGGCGGACACATCAACCACTCCGTGTTCTGGGAGAACCTGTCGCCCGACGGCGGCGGCAACCCCGAGGGCGAGCTGGAGGCCGCGCTGACCGATGCCTTCGGGTCGATCGACGCGTTCCGCGCGCACTTCACCGCGACCGCGCTCGGCGTGCAGGGCTCGGGCTGGGCGGTTCTCGCCTGGGACAGCGTCGGTGCGCGACCCGTCATCTTCCAGCTGTTCGACCAGCAGGGCAACGCGCCGCTCGGCGTCACCCCGCTGCTGCAGCTCGACGTCTGGGAGCACGCGTACTACCTCGACTACCTCAACGTGCGTGCCGACTACGTCAAGGCGTTCTGGGAACTCGTCAACTGGTCCGATGTGCAGCGCCGCTTCCAGTCCGTGCAGGAGAAGACCGCAGGGCTCATCGTCGCCCGCTGA
- a CDS encoding flavin reductase family protein: MSTDQHPAAPVPSPVGEGLKAAFRAHPAGVAIITAMTPAGPVGLTASSVASVAVDPAAIVFSVTRATGSAGSILNAESFVVHLIDDEHSALAQSFAVSGADRFTPEQGWSTLPTGEPYLAEARAAMRGHTMSTVAVGSSTVVVAEIDEVLLGRPGRPLVYLDRRFHTLPSDQN, translated from the coding sequence ATGAGCACTGACCAGCATCCCGCGGCCCCGGTCCCCTCCCCGGTCGGTGAGGGACTCAAGGCCGCCTTCCGTGCGCATCCGGCAGGAGTCGCGATCATCACCGCGATGACCCCTGCGGGCCCGGTCGGACTCACGGCGTCGAGCGTCGCATCCGTCGCGGTCGACCCCGCCGCGATCGTGTTCTCGGTGACCAGGGCCACCGGCAGCGCGGGCTCGATCCTCAACGCGGAGTCGTTCGTCGTGCACCTCATCGACGACGAGCATTCGGCTCTGGCGCAGAGCTTCGCGGTGAGCGGGGCCGACCGCTTCACCCCCGAACAGGGGTGGAGCACCCTTCCGACCGGTGAGCCGTACCTCGCCGAGGCGCGCGCCGCGATGCGCGGTCACACGATGTCGACGGTCGCGGTCGGCTCATCGACCGTCGTGGTCGCCGAGATCGACGAGGTGCTGCTCGGGCGGCCGGGTCGACCGCTCGTCTACCTCGACCGCCGATTCCACACGCTGCCGAGCGACCAGAACTGA
- the fdxA gene encoding ferredoxin, protein MTYVIALPCVDVKDRACIDECPVDCIYEGERSLYIHPDECVDCGACEPVCPVEAIYYEDDLPDEWQDYYKANVEFFDELGSPGGAAKLGVIERDHPIITVLPPQGEPE, encoded by the coding sequence ATGACCTACGTGATCGCGCTGCCCTGCGTCGATGTCAAGGATCGTGCATGCATCGACGAATGTCCGGTGGACTGCATCTATGAGGGCGAGCGCTCGCTGTACATCCACCCGGACGAATGCGTCGACTGCGGCGCGTGCGAGCCGGTCTGCCCGGTCGAGGCGATCTACTACGAGGATGACCTGCCCGACGAGTGGCAGGACTACTACAAGGCCAACGTCGAGTTCTTCGACGAGCTGGGATCCCCGGGCGGCGCCGCGAAGCTCGGTGTCATCGAGCGGGATCATCCGATCATCACAGTCCTTCCGCCCCAGGGCGAACCAGAATGA
- the soxR gene encoding redox-sensitive transcriptional activator SoxR, whose product MTAETDSDRAIHGPDEPLTIGEMSRRTGVAPSALHFYEGLGLIASTRTAGNQRRYARHMLRRVSLITVAKRLGIPLSDVQDAFADVPLTQTPSHEDWQRASRRWKRELEKRREGIERLERELTGCIGCGCLSMKACGLLNPDDALGSQGAGPRRLSDEDA is encoded by the coding sequence ATGACCGCAGAGACAGACTCCGATCGTGCCATCCACGGCCCTGACGAGCCGCTGACGATCGGCGAGATGAGCCGGCGCACCGGCGTCGCCCCCTCCGCCCTGCACTTCTATGAGGGCCTCGGGCTCATCGCGTCGACGCGCACGGCCGGCAATCAGCGCCGCTACGCGCGCCACATGCTGCGCCGGGTGTCACTCATCACGGTCGCGAAACGCCTCGGCATCCCTCTCTCCGACGTGCAGGACGCGTTCGCCGACGTCCCCCTCACGCAGACGCCCAGTCACGAGGACTGGCAGCGCGCATCGCGCAGGTGGAAGCGCGAGCTCGAGAAGCGCCGTGAGGGCATCGAAAGACTCGAACGCGAGCTGACCGGATGCATCGGCTGCGGCTGCCTGTCGATGAAGGCGTGCGGGCTGCTCAATCCCGACGACGCGCTCGGCAGCCAGGGCGCAGGGCCCCGGCGCCTGAGCGACGAGGACGCCTGA